The genome window AAAGAGGTCTCTTATGCAGATATAGATGATGTTTCGGCGTGGGAACGGTACTATATACTGTTTGCCGGCGGTATAGGGCTTATGCACGGCGTTGGCAATAACCGTTTTGCACCAAAGGAGAATATTACCACACAAGAGGCGATTCTTTTAATCTACCGTCTGTACGAACGCTATAAAAAGGAAAAATGCACAACCGATACAACTCCTGACATTTTAGTAGAGTATGGTATTGTGGATGTCGAGGATTTTGCAAAGCAAGGCAATATAACCGTTTTGGAAGCGCTTTCAACACTGGATAAGGCAGAGGGTGCAAGTTTATCCGTTAATATTAAGGATTGGTATGTAGGGGACAGCCTTGCGCACATGGATGACTTGTCAGATGATGACAAAAAAATGTTGCTTCGCTTGAGAGATTCGGTTGTTACCTATAAAGAATTACCCGAACTGGATTTGGATGCAGAAATCACCAATTACCAGGCACTTTTGTATGTACTCCGTTTAATTGTGGACGCGCATGGCTGTATCGGGCCCTGGATTGACACTGTAAGTACAGATGTTACTTATGTGTTTGATAAGGCAAAAGGCGAGTTCCTAATTGAAAGCAACGATACATCTAAAGCAAATGAACCCATTTCAAGACAGGATTTTTATGCCATTGTGCATAAAGCTTTATACAATGTACATGGTGCAGGTGGTTATGCAGGTGGCACTGTCCGTCTGATTGACTATCATATTGAAAAGGCAAATAGACCTCCAAAACCGGAAGCACCTCCGGAAGAATATATTGAGATAAAAACGGATGTTCATGCGGATGCTGATTTGAATTACACCTGGAGCTTACCGGATGCATATAGCTTTATTGAAACGGATGAATACTGGACAAATTATGCTTTTATTTTAAAGGACGGTACCGAAGATTGGATACAAACAAGTACAGGTACCGATACAAGGATTGACGCAGAATTCCTGATTGAAAGTCTGTTGGCGGAGAAAACGGGCAATTGGGATAAAATGCGTATGACTTACTACACACCTGAAGATCAAGTGCATCGGTATTATGTGGATGTGGACATTTCAAACGTCCGCATAGAAGAAGCGGGTACAGCCCCAAAACCCGGAAAATATATCCGCTTTAAAGATTCCTGGTGTGCCAAGGAAATTACCCTGGCAAAGGGCGAAAAATATGATACGGATTGCTATTATGTTCTGGTGGACATTGAATCTGTATACCGAAAGCCGGAGTTTAACCGGGTGATTCGGGAATGCTTCAAACCGACAGATGCATCTGATACATTTATTGCACCCACAAACCGTAGCTTTGGTGTGTCGGTTATGGAAGAAGTGCGATTGCAAAAGGTAACGGTCAGCGGAAACGGGAAAGATGGCTTTTTGCTTACCGCAACTCCTTGGTCGGAAAATACATTTATTGTAGAGGAATCAGAACAAAAGAAAACGTATTAAGAAAAAACG of Clostridia bacterium contains these proteins:
- a CDS encoding S-layer homology domain-containing protein; protein product: MKKRIAFVLACLLCFMVFAPVTRGMSHWAKDEIKKAESAGLLDVEKTYAYQKPITREAFCDLLYAYVCKTSYFTDVSNGDLPWSPKMPFSDTGNYRVHELHDHDFVTGKSETAFCPDDFLTRGEAATLIIRAVSRTMPDVQVEKEVSYADIDDVSAWERYYILFAGGIGLMHGVGNNRFAPKENITTQEAILLIYRLYERYKKEKCTTDTTPDILVEYGIVDVEDFAKQGNITVLEALSTLDKAEGASLSVNIKDWYVGDSLAHMDDLSDDDKKMLLRLRDSVVTYKELPELDLDAEITNYQALLYVLRLIVDAHGCIGPWIDTVSTDVTYVFDKAKGEFLIESNDTSKANEPISRQDFYAIVHKALYNVHGAGGYAGGTVRLIDYHIEKANRPPKPEAPPEEYIEIKTDVHADADLNYTWSLPDAYSFIETDEYWTNYAFILKDGTEDWIQTSTGTDTRIDAEFLIESLLAEKTGNWDKMRMTYYTPEDQVHRYYVDVDISNVRIEEAGTAPKPGKYIRFKDSWCAKEITLAKGEKYDTDCYYVLVDIESVYRKPEFNRVIRECFKPTDASDTFIAPTNRSFGVSVMEEVRLQKVTVSGNGKDGFLLTATPWSENTFIVEESEQKKTY